Sequence from the Erythrolamprus reginae isolate rEryReg1 chromosome 2, rEryReg1.hap1, whole genome shotgun sequence genome:
GGTAATTATACCTTTGCAGCTGGGATCTTGTCCTGACCATTCATAAAAATCTGTTGGCCATTTGAGAAGTCTTGCATTGGTGTTTTTTCCCCATAAGGTTCCATCAATTTTTAAAACAACTACATACCACCCACAATAGTTCTCCAAATATATTTGTAacactataataataatatttggtaAAAATATATGCTTAAAAAAACAACTCTATCCACACTGCATAATATTTACCATGCATGATTTTTACATCTAATCCATCTAAATTTCTGCCCTGCCATTGTTCCAGAGGAAGGGATGCAAACCAAGATCCTCTCTTTTTGCAGGTTATACATAAAAATGATTTATAGAAGGACAAAGAGAAATAGCatcctatatttatatatacgTTCACCAAGCTTAAGCCCGCATGATCTATTTTGCTTTAGAAACAGAAATTAAGAAAATTAAGCTAAATATTGTGAGGTAAATGTTTCTTAAACAATCTGTTAAACAGATGGGCATTACTGTCAATGACTCCAACTCCCAGGTGGCATTACTACTACTGCTTGCCATTCACTTGTACTATAAACATAACAGATTCCTTCAAAAGTCATGTTTATTCAAGGTTTACTAGAGCAAGAAGGATTTCATATCTATCATAAATTTATACTTGCACTTTTTTAACTGTCTAGATTATGGGTCAAATATgttttgtcatttttttaaagctaaGAAGGAAACTATGTTAGGGCTGTTATAACTCCCTgtgtggaaaaaaaatcttatatgAACAGGGTCAATTCAAATGGCTGGAAAAGAAAGGACCATCTTATTTCATTAGCAAATGTGTGACCTCACAGCATAAGGAAGATCTGCTTCACATAACTGAAGTGACACAGTCCATTATATCATCATCTCCTAATATGAGATGATGATATGATGGATTTTATCACTTCAGTTATGTGAAGTAATTTTCCAGAAAGATAAAAGCTTTATACAAAGGTATGTGAGGGGGAACGACATGCAACAACTGACCAAACTAAATAATCAACAATTTAATTTTGAATTTAAAaggtatgtttttttaaagtgagATTTTAACTGTATTATTTCATATCTACAGCctgaagcaatagcacttaaacttatataccacttcacagtgctttacagacctctcaaaGTGGATtatagagtcaacatattgcccccaacaatctgggtcctcattttacagaccttcaaaggttggaaggctgagtcaatcttgagccggtcaggattgaactcctgacaattggcagaattagcctgcagtattgcattctaaccactgtaccactatGGCTCTAGTAGGCAATTACACTACTTTGAACATGAGGAATCagtcaaatgtctgtattaaacTTGCttattgtatacagtgttccctcgattttcgtgggttcgaacgtcacgaaaagtctataccacagtttttcaaaaatattaattaaaaaatacttcacggtttttttccctatgccacggttttttcccacccgatgatgtcatatgtcatcggcaaactttcatccgcctttaataaacattttttaaaataaactttaataaataaacatggtgagtaataatttaaatggttgttagtggaatgggaaatggtaatttaggggtttaaagtgttaagggaaggcttgtgatactgttcatagccaaaaatagtgtatttatttccgcatctctacttcgcgggaatttgactttcgcgggcggaacgcatcccctgcgaaaatcgagggaacactgtaatggtgTTGTTCTTTAaggttttcccaggtttttttatTGGGGCCAGGCCAAATGTTACTTCATAGATAACAATTCTCAGCCTACTTTTCTAACTGTGCATCTCTTTCACCTAAATTATCATTGTCTCATATTAACTGTTTCCCCCAAGTGATTTTCATGGAACACTTATAATTGTCATTGAATTATATTGTCCTCAACATTGGCCACTTAATATCAACACTTAAGAACATACTGCCTGAAGAAGGCTTACTACAGACTAGTACCGAAATTGTCACTGTTTTTTTTTACCATAGTAACACTGAGAGAATCTGAAGGTTTTGTCAGTTCACCACTgcaaatgaaattaaataataTTCCAAAAATTAATACTATGAGTAACACCAAGAAAACAAATctcatattaaaaaatatttggcAATTGGCTGCCATGCAAAAGTTGCACTTGGATTTATATTTTCTAATGCAAATGCTGAATAGGAACATACGAGGGTTATCTgcaagtaaggttacaaggcacgtagctcttgcAGGGAATGTTTGTggaggaagttggtattactatcgtgtagcaggaagccagcggaagagaacgaacAGTGGCAGTGGTCAGTAGATTATCAACTGGCGTTgtggttagagatgagcgtcctcattccatttcctttAAAGTGCGAAGTGCAtgctgtaatacactacctgaattcTAAGGGCATGAAGGCTGCTGCAATGGGTACCCAAGATTTCTgcatgatgggtgcccaagatttttctcaccaattgctgagttttgaattttggggctgaaggagaatgggtacaGTATGATGCCATTGCATTGATTGATGCTTGCTCTCtggtatggtgataagcccaagtttcatctgtCACTATACAATTGAGAAAAGCCTggccttcaatctcgaaatggtcaagaaattctcgggcggcactgactgtcgattttgtgtgcttcagtaagcatcttgagCACCAAtcgcagcagtgttcatgcccttagcattcaggtagtgtattacacTTCGCACTCGGAAGGATacggaatgaggacactcatctctaaccttcaccataaTGCCAGTCGACAATCTACTGACCAGTGGCACTGCTCagtctcttccgctggcttcctgctacacgatagtaataccaacttcctccACGAACATTCCCTGCAAGAACTACGTGCCATACAATCGAATCTCTGGATATTTCATGTTTTTTACATGGTTTTAAATTGTAACAATCTAGTCTCCttatagcattaaaaaaagaCCTGCCACATTAAAACATTTTGTGCAGTACACTTGTGAACTGTAACAAAAGAAATTCTTTTAATAAAAGAACTGAGCACATATAAGAATTTAAATTGCTAGGCAGACATGACAAAAAACTATTTACATCAATGAACAGATAGCTTACCAGCCTTCATTTTAGATTTTACAGGCAAGCAAAGATGTATTATGCCTCTTTTAGTCTTAGCTCACTGAAAAGTCAGGAGAAATGTAACAAAGTCCCCAGTTATTTTTCATATCATGCCATCGGTGCCCTATTACTGCCATCTTTCTCtcacaaaaacaataataaataaactgtagTACACCAGCCAACAAAGGTTTATCCACTCTATTATAATGGAAGTAATCAATAATTGATAGAAAGGATTTCCGCTGCAAAATACTTCTAAGATTAATTAtaataagaattttaaaataGCTTAATCTACGGTGATTTTACAGTCACCTAACAAAATTTAGAAGAAAAACAGAGATCATGCACCTGAGACTATGGTggcattttctcttttctctttgagAGCGTTCTCCCAAATCAGGAGGAACGCCACACAAGTAGCTTTGCTATTCTATTTGGATTCAGCCCTCAGTCCATCTTCTGATGGCAGGGAGGGGACACTATCATGAGAAACAGTATCAATGCTTTGTGCTTCTGACTGAAGGTGGACAGATACCTCTACAGCTATTTCTTTGCAGTGATCATTCACTGAACCATCATCTGAATCTCCTGCTGGTGAATTACTACGCTTTATTTCTGTGTTTAAGGGATAGATTCCCTCTTGGGCACCGAGTGCTTGGGTCTGTTTCATGCCATCTCCTATTTCATTAGGGTCATCAACATGCACTGCTTCAAATATTTCTTCCATAAAGGCCCTGCAGTTAAGGATTAGAGGTGGCAGGGGGATACTTCTGGCAAGTTCTTCAATGTAGCGAGCAAATTCCATGGTTttaaactgggtgactttggccagCTCTAGAGTTTTGGCAGAGGTAATAATAGGAATGCGTTTGGCTATTTCGAAAGCCTTCTGTAGCTTCTCAGCCCCTTCAGTTCTGAAGAACTCATTGATGGCTTTCTCTGTTTTACGAAGATGGCTGCTCATCATGCACAGACGTGTAATATTTAAGATTAGGATGATGGTAAAAGCAACTAGGCAGACAATCATGTAATAAATGCCCATGTCTCCAGAAGTAGAGACCACTCTGAGGGTGACTGAATAATAATAAGTGCCATTTTCATTTAGGACACTGCAAGTATATCGTCCCCGGTCAGCAAATATTACACCCGTGATATTGAGGATATTGTCAGAGATCACCAGTCTTCCATCTAAAGAcacaaatagaattttttttttaaaaaaatgcaaaatcaaATTATGCTTTCATATATCTCAGGTCAGCATGCATGAAAGATGGGGCCATTTTAGTTGTGGCCCCTTTTCCCAATAAATATATGCTCAGAATTTTTGCTTAATttataaattgattttaaatattattttattccaaTCTGCCTTTAATTCTGGTAGcgattctgattttaaaaactgttgttcCTCATGTTCtgaaacagggctgtcaaactccaggCCCATGCATAACATGTTGGCCACCCCAACTCCCTTttcagcaaagggggaaaaagtcctaATACGTCATGTGATGTCActgtgatgtgagtttgacaaccctgctctAGAACAAACATAAACCACATGAAGTTAACCAGGATAGACAGCCCTGGTCTatacaatataaatttaattCCTACAGATGGGATTCAAATAACTATATTCAGAATCTGATTCTTTAACTTGTTCTTTCTTAGAGAAAGAATTCTGCTGCTGCAATTCCAATcttccttgcagctgttgtaagttCAGATGAACAGTCCTTTAAAGAGGATTGTTTCAGAAAATGCTTTTTGTTCAGACAGGCATTCAAAGATTTGCCTGCAGATTCTTTTCACCCTAAATGCCAAATGATTTTAATGTTAAAGTGACTTGACTGAACAACCTATTTATTGATCATTAAATTAtatatctctctatatctctctctatataaatTCTTAACTATGCAAATAGTTGTCCAGTGTTGTAATTTAAGAGAGATTTGTAATACATTGTAATAAAGGTACCATTAGGCACTGTGTTTGCACATCTGTTATTTTCTTCCCCCTTTCGTGCTTTTTATGGAATGTGACAAGAAAATCTCTATGGGCATGATATAGTGAGTCAAGCTTATTCTAAATTTAGACAAATATGCATCTTACCTCTTCCACCTTGCTCCAGGAGATGCCCCTTTGAGTTGTACCAGAATATGGTGTCCTGCTGGCTAATGTTCAAATGGCATTCAATAAAAACACAGGTACCTTCTTTTGCTATGATATCATGAGGAACTGGATATTTTGTCAACGCTTGAAAGATAGGGAGCAGTGATATGTTGAGAGGCAGGGACTTTGATCCCACAGTAAATGTCAGGTTGGAAGTAACATTTTCTTGAGCAAAAACACTGTGGTTAAGAACCAGAATCAACAGGCAGCAGCTGAACTTCATGGAAGCTTTTGTTGAATTTAATTATTGAGGAAAGTTAGCTCTGAAAACAATACACATTATCTTGATCACCAGAGAAGATATTGAGTGATGCATCAACCATTGTCTCTGAGGATACCTAAAAAGCAAGTACATGAGAAACCCAACTAAAATActaaaaaacatgaatgagagttattaaaaatacaaaactGTATAGGTTTGTTAAACTTATGAAAAGGATATTACAGCTAGAACCACCGTAACTACAACTAGTCTACATATTAGTACAAAAAGAAGAAATGCAAGAATACTTTTCTTATACAAGTAACTGATTTGTGGTGGCAACATGACCCATTTTCATTCCTATATTATAGGACTGGATACAGAGTTACTaccatcaatgaaagaatacttTCTATCTTTGGAAGTtggcataaaaaaaaaaccaaattccaTTAACAAAAGAATCTTCCCCATTTCCCTACCTGAGCTTTCTCAATAGCTTACATTTATTTACATACATGTATTTGCCATGGATTCTTCCCTGATCAACTCCATAGAACTGATCAGATCACATTACATTTTAACAACAACATTTTGAGGGGAAAATAGCATAGTTCAAAAATATAATACAGatatagcttttatttattttttattatttgctaaatggaaatgaaaaataaGTTAAAAGATCTGGTAACCGATCTCAGTCTAAAAtaattctaatattaaaaaaccccaaagactTATATGATGCTTGAGTTACTAATTTTAAGAAGTGTGGAACATTTAATAAACTTCTtccccaattttatttattattttcataaaacCTCATAGGATCTTATCGGAGATGAGAAGATTTATTTCTGAGAAAATAACCAGCTTTCAACATGCTCCTTAAGATATGGACCCAAGTTTGCACAATAGTTTTGAATGCTACTGAATTTTTCCATTATTCCTCAGACTTATTTTTGCAATCTAATCTTTCCTAATCCTGTGACTACTATTTTCCATAGCTGTTTACAAACTGAATCCCTCACTACTAAATcattttgtaagaaaataatcATTAAACCATTACATGTTAGTTAACAACCAACATAAAAGACAATTAATTGAAAAACATACTTTTCAATTAGTCTTTGgattaaatgaaaaaaatatctttGAAGGCAACAAATATGTACATGAAGCAACCGAGAGCTGAGTCTGACATTTTACATCCAGTCCCCAAAGGTTTCTTAAGAATTATTAGCTATAATTACTAAGATTAACTGCTTGGCAACATCAGCTTTCATAGTAACGAACACAATTATTCAGGCAATTCAACATAATCAAACAACTCTGGAATCTAATTCAGCAAAGATATCACTGGGTACTCTTATTTTGTCTTACTGAAATAATCCTGAGGCGGGCACAGACAATATTTAGGGGAAACaagatgtgtgtgtatgtgtgtgagagagagaggggggggagagggggagagagagagagagagagagaaaggaagaaagaaagaaagaaagaaagaaagaaagaaagaaagaaagaggggatgcAGATGCTTCTGAAACCTctggtgtaaaaattttggaatgCTTGTTGTCCAATTGTAGATTTATGGATTCTTTGGATCATTATGAGTttattaatttatgtatttaGGGTGACTTCTAATCACCTAGATACTGTTTGTGCctattcctgcagttttcttggcaaggtttttctgaAAGGTTTATCCTTGCCTTCTTGCTAAGGATGAGAGAAAGATTGACTGGCCCgaggtcactcagctggcttcatATTTAAGCCAGAATTATAAGTGCCAGCCTCCCAGGTTCTAGCCAGGTGCCTTAATCACTATTACATCAAACTGGTTCCTTCCTCCTGAGTTTTACTACTACGATTATCATTACTCTATGGAAAGGCAAGGAGAGACTGTCTCGAGTTAAAAC
This genomic interval carries:
- the MFAP3 gene encoding microfibril-associated glycoprotein 3 — encoded protein: MKFSCCLLILVLNHSVFAQENVTSNLTFTVGSKSLPLNISLLPIFQALTKYPVPHDIIAKEGTCVFIECHLNISQQDTIFWYNSKGHLLEQGGRDGRLVISDNILNITGVIFADRGRYTCSVLNENGTYYYSVTLRVVSTSGDMGIYYMIVCLVAFTIILILNITRLCMMSSHLRKTEKAINEFFRTEGAEKLQKAFEIAKRIPIITSAKTLELAKVTQFKTMEFARYIEELARSIPLPPLILNCRAFMEEIFEAVHVDDPNEIGDGMKQTQALGAQEGIYPLNTEIKRSNSPAGDSDDGSVNDHCKEIAVEVSVHLQSEAQSIDTVSHDSVPSLPSEDGLRAESK